In Ptychodera flava strain L36383 chromosome 21, AS_Pfla_20210202, whole genome shotgun sequence, a genomic segment contains:
- the LOC139122233 gene encoding uncharacterized protein — protein sequence MTVRDGSEMETATPTQPEMTVREGSEMETATPTQPEMTFREGNEMETATPTQPEMEMETPTQPVMTVREGQEEETATVTTATELQKEKKKTGGIISRMVKLFSGGSDETGGSAVMSRSKKH from the exons atgactgtcagggatggaagtgagatggagacagccacaccaacacaacctgagatgactgtcagggagggaagtgagatggagacagccacaccaacacaacctgagatgactttTAGGGAGGGAAATGAGATGGAGACAGctacaccaacacaacctgagatggaGATGGagacaccaacacaacctgtgatgactgtcagggagggacaGGAAGAGGAGACAGCCACGGTCACCACGGCAACAGAGCTTCAGAAAG agaagaaaaaaactgGTGGCATTATCAGCAGGATGGTGAAACTCTTCTCTGGTGGTTCAGATGAAACAGGGGGCAGTGCAGTGATGTCCAGAAGTAAAAAGCATTAG